A segment of the Desulfofundulus kuznetsovii DSM 6115 genome:
TTGCCGCACCAGGTAGGCATCCAGCCGCCTTTTGAGCTGGGTTTCCTTGTAGCTGTTCAGGTCAAGGCGAAAGTGCTGGCGCACCATTTCTTTGAACCGGGCAAAATCCATGTCAAATCACCTTCAATTTGCTCCCCAGCATGCGGATGCTTACCTGGCCATTGCTGGTGTCGAAAATCATGGTTCGCCCCCGGTTGCCTCCCACCTCTTCGGCCAGGATGGGAATACCCGCTTCTTTTAACAGCGCCCGGGCCTTTTCCACGTTGCGCTGTCCGATATTCAGGATCATTTTGTTGTCCAGACCCGAGAACATCTGGGCTCCCCCCACCAGCTTGGCCTGCAGGCGGTTCAAATGGGCACCGTTTTTTCTCATCTCGTCAATCAACAGCGGAATGCCCAGATCGGCAAATTTGGCCGGCTTGGTGACGTTGCTGAACTGGGTGCTGTCGGGGAGCATCAGGTGTAAAAGCCCGCCCAGTTTGAGCACGGGATCGTAGAGGCTGACTCCCACGCAGGAACCCAGGCCCAGGGTAATCAGCCGGGCCGGGTCCCTGCCGATTTTATAGTCGGCTATGCCGACCTGTATTTCCACAGGGTCGCTGGCGACCTTGGCCGGCTCCATTCCATTCCTCCTTTTGAGGCTCCTGCCGTTGTTCGTCAAATATTCAGTAAACCCGGTTGGATGCGGCGCTGTCCTCGCTCACTCCAGTGCTCCGCGCCGACAGCACCGCATCCTCCTCATAACGGTTTTACTGAATATTTATGACTGTCCCGAGCAGGTACCGGTTTTACTTGCGCAGGTTGTTGGCCATACTCCATATTTCATCGGCAGAGCTTACCACCCGCAAATTCAGCTGGTAGACCCGCTGGGCCTCGATCAGGCTGGTTAACTCGATCGTCAGGGCTACGTTGGAGGCTTCCAAACAACCCTGGATCAGGGTGCCTGTAACGCTGGACCCCGGATAATCTTCATCCGGCTCGCCGCTGGCCGCCGTAGCCAGGTAGAGGCTGTCCCCCCGGGCGGCAAGACCTGCCGGGTTGGGAAAGGAGTAAAGGGTAAGCCGGCCTGCTTCTTCCTGCCGGTCATTGTTTATTATCGTCACCCGCCCGTCGGAATGAAGGGTGACGGACTGATATTCGGGGGGCAAAATTATTTCCGGTTCCAGGGGATAACCCTGTTCAGTGATCAGGCGCCCGTCAGAACTCACGGTAAACCTGCCATTTCTGGTGTAGGCGTATTCGCCGCCGGGCAGTTGCACCCGGAAAAAGCCTTTACCCTGGATGGCCACGTCGAGTGGCCGTCCGGTCCGGATCAAACTGCCGGGTCGAAAATCCCGGGAGATTGCGGCCGCCCGCACACCGCCTCCCTCCGGGGGCGTGGGGCCGGGGGTGTTTGCTCCCGGCGCAGTTTGTCTTTCGGCGGGGATACCCTCGCGACCCATTTCCTGGTAGAGCAGGTCGGCAAAGCTAACCCCCTGTTTTTTGTAGGCTTGCGTGTTGATGTTGGCCAGATTGTTGGCGCAGGTATCCAGGCGGATCTGCTGGGCAGTCAGCCCCGCAGCACCGGTCGAAAGGGCTCGCAGCATGGGATCACCTCATTAGGATATGTCTTATCGCCCGGGCGGCAGAAGGGCGTTACCGCAGCGCTCCCACCCGGTTGACCGCCAGGTCCAGAAGCTGGTCCTGGGCCTGCAGGATGCGCTGGTTGGCTTCGTAGGAACGGATGGCGCTGACCAGCTGCACCATGGAAGCGGCGGGATCCACATTGGCTCCTTCGAGATAGCCCTGGCGCACTTCGGGATTGACCGCCGGTTGGGCGCTGCCGGCCGGAGCCGTATAGTAGTTGTCTCCGGTTTTGGCCAGCAGGTTGAGATCGGCAAATTGTACAATTCGCAGGCGGTCTATCGTTCCCTGCCCGGGCCGGATGATTTCTCCCCCGGCAGTTATGCGGAAATCATCGTTTTCTACCTGTACCGGGCCGGTTTCCCCCAGCACCCGGTTGCCCCGGGAGTCCACCAGGTAGCCCTCGCCGTCTATCGCCAGGTCGCCGTCGCGGGTGTAACGTTCCCCCTGTGGTGTCTGAATCACCAGGAATGTATTGGCGGTGGCCAGGGCCAGGTGGGTGTTTTTACCCGTCGGTTTCAGAGAACCGGGGGAAAAATTTGTTACCACCCGGGTGACGGCCACGCCCTGGTTGGTTACGCCCACATAGCGCCAGCGGGGCCCGATTGTCGCGGGTCCCCGGTCCTGCTGTTCCACCAGCAGGAGTTCGGGAAAAGGTTTTTGAATGACGCCGTCTGCCTTGAAGCCGCTGGTGGAGGCGTTGGCCAGGTTGTTGGCCAGCACGTCCAGCCGGGCCTGCTGCACGCCCAGGCCGGAAGCGGCGGTATAAATGCCACGGATCATGATCAGGGTTCCCCCTTGTTCGGAGATTTAGTGTGACTGATTCGCCAGGCACGGCGTTTTCCTCCGATCGCTCCGGTGCTCCGTGCCTTCAGCTAGCTCAGTTCCGCCAGCTTCTTGCGCAGGCGGTTGATGGCCCGGCTGTGCAGCTGGCAGACCCTTGATTCGGAAACTTCCAGCACGGCTCCGATTTCCTTTAAAGTAAGCCCCTCCTGGTAGTACAGGGCCAGCACCAGCTGGTCCTTTTCCGGCAGGCTGGCCACGGCGCGGGCCAAAAGTTCCTTGTTTTCCTCCTCGGTGATGCGGTCCAGGGGGTCGGGGCTGGTTTCGTCGGGCAGCAGGTCCCCCAGCCGGACGGGCTCACCGTTGCCCGCGGCCACCATTTCATCCAGGGAAAGGGTGAACAGCCGGTACAGCTGGCTGTCCAGGTAGTGCACTTCGGCCTGGGAAATACCCATTTCCTGCGCCACTGCCTCCATGGATACCTTTTCCTGGTGTATGTTTTCCAGCTTCTCCCGGGCAGCCCTGAGCCGCTGTAATTTGTACCACAGGGTGCGGGGCATCCAGTTTGCCCGGCGCACCTCGTCCAGCATGGCTCCCCGCACCCGGGTACTGGCGTAAGCTTCAAAATTGCACCCCATGTCGGGGTCGAATTTGTCAATTGCTTCTATTAAACCAAAAATCCCGCAGCTTTCCAGGTCCTCCTGGCTCAAGCAAGCAGGCAGCTTGACAGCCAGCCGGCCGGCCAGGTACTTGACCAGCCAGAGGTAAGACAGGATGAGCTGGTGGCGGATTTCCGGGCTCTTCGTTCGCTTGTACTCCTGCCAGAGCTTCTCCTTATTATCCACGCTCTCACATCCTGGTGAGCCGGGCCTGTTCGGCCATGCACTGGAAGATGTAGCGCATGATCAGATCCTGCTGGGCGGTTGTAATATCCACAAACTCCAGGGCCACGTGGTATTTTGACTTTTCCCTTTCCTGAAGACGCACCACCCGGCCCCGGAGTTCCATTTTCCGGGCACCGGTGCGCAGGGGCAGGTTGAACTCCACCAGCAGTTCCCTGCCGGGCAGGACCGGTTCGTCCATGGCCAGAAGCATACCCCCGCCGCTGATGTCCACCGTAAAGGCTTTTTTGTACCGGGGGCGGCGGTTTTTCTCCGGAGGATGGGCGTAGTGGACCTCGAGGAGAGTCTTCAGACGCACGTGCTGGCGCTGCTGCACCCGCTGGCAATCTCCCGTGGGAGCCAGGCGGTAAAGGGGTATGGCTTCTATGGTACGCCCCAGGCAGCGGGCGGGGAAAATGAAGCTGGCATTTTCGTCGAAAAAACGGACCTTTACATTATCGCCCGGCGTCAGGACGAGCACATCCCCCCGCAGGCGGGGCAGGGCGATGTGCAGTTCACCGCCTTTGATGTCCTGGATGGTGGAGGCGTACCAGTCCCTTTCCCCCTCCCTCGCCACCTGTATCTTCTGGTTGATCCTGAGCTGGTCCAACAATATGCGTGACCTCCCGTACAGTTTCCCTAACGGTCAAACAGCCTGGCCAGGCGCTGCACAAAACCCCGTAATCCCGGCCGGGGCGGTTCCTCCCCGGACGCGCCGCCGGTGAGGCAGCGGGCCATGGCGGCTACACTTCTGGCGGGCTGGGAGCGGGGCTCCGCCAGGTAAAAAGGCCTCTGGTTCCGCACGGCCCGGATCACCGCCCGGTCTTCATGGATGGCACCCAGGTAGGTCACCGGCAGACCCAGAAAACGTCCGGCCACCGTTTCCACCCGGCGGACCGTGGCCAGGGCCTCCTGTTCGCTGCCGGCCCGGTTGACTGCAAGCAGGACCTCCCGGTGTACCTTGAAGCGGGCCAGTACCTTGATCAAGCTGTAACCGTCGGTGAGGGAGGTGGGTTCAGGGGTGATGACCACAATTACTTCCCCGGCGGCAGCCAGAAAGCCCAGCACATTTTTGGAAAGACCCGCCCCCGTATCGATGAGAATGAAGTCGGCCAGGTTGTCCAGAAGGGTCAGGGATGCAAGCAGCCTTTGCCAGCGGGCCCGGTCCAGGTTGGCCAGTTCCAGAAAACCGGAACCGCCGGAAATGAACTGTACTCCTCCCGGAGCGGGCACCAGCACTTCCCGGATATCCCGGTCCCTGTAGAGGCAGTCGTAGAGGGTGCAGGGAGGGCTTATTCCCAGGAGCACTTCCACATTGGCCAGGCCCAGGTCGGCGTCCAGGATAATCACCCGCTGATTTAAAGCGGCCAGGGCCAGACCCAGGTTTACCGTCAGGTTGCTTTTGCCCACCCCGCCTTTGCCGCTGGTGACGGCGATGACCCGGGCCGCGGCAGTCCGGGATTCCGATGACGGAACCACGTCTTTATCCGGGCTGGCGCCTGCCGGGGGGCTGCCACCCGGTACGCGGCCGAAGATGCGCCCCCCCTTAACCCCGGAGGCCCGCCCCCACATTGTTTTCGCCCCCCTCCAGGAGGAGGGCGGCCAGGCGCCGGGGGGTCATGCCGGCAATATCGTCGGGGACATTCTGCCCGTTGGTGACGTAGGCCAGCGGGCGGCGCATCTGGTGGATCAGGTTTAACGCCCCTCCCCGGGTTAGGGTTTCGTCCAGTTTGGTAAAGATGAACTCCGAATATCCCACCCGGGCAAATTCCCGGGCCATATGTAAAAGATCCCGGTTGCGGGTGGTGGCGCTTAAGACAAGGAAGATCCGGCGGGACGGCGGCAGGGCGTCCATAAACCCTTTTAATTTAAGCAGCTCACTGGCATTGCGGCAGGAAATGCCCTCGGTATCGACGAAAACGGCTTCCTTGTCTTGATGGGCTTCCACTGCCGATGCCAGTTCAGCCGGGGTCATCACCACTTCCACCGGCACGCCGATCGTCTGGCCGTAAAATTTCAGTTCCTCGACTACCCCGAAGCGGTGGCTGTACACGGCGATTAGCGCTATTTTTTTCTGGTCGAAAAGGGCCTGTCTGGTGGCCAGTTTGGCCAGGGTGGTGGTTTTGCCCACTCCCGTGGGGCCGATAAAGGCATGGATTCTGCCGCTGTGGTCCCGTTCAGAATAGACATCTTCCACCAGGGAGGCCAGCCGTCCTTTTAATTGCAGAAGCAAAAAGTCCTCGCCGTCCCCGGTGGTATCGTTTACCTCGAGACCGCGTAAAAGGTTTTCCACCACTCCTTCCATCACTTCCATGTCCAGCAGGCGCCGGCGCCATCTTTCAAGAACGTCCCCGTCCATCATGGCTTCCTCCTGTTGTTTCAGGATAGTATTAAAGGAGGAGGGATTGATTTCCTCCTTTTCCGGTCCTGGATTTGCGGCCGCTTTTACACCGGGAGGTAATATTTGTCCAGGGCCACCTCTGTTGAAAGTACTTTCTTCCGGAAGCATAACCCCTTCCCTCCTGGTCCGCCGCACCGCCGGGGGCGCAGCCGAAGGCGGAGGAAACGTCCCGGGAGTTACCACTTCCCTCGTGGCAGGAGGCTCAGCTCCGGGCGTCCTTCCCGGAGGCAGCTCCGCCGGGACGGGGGCCGCAGGCAGCTCGTCCAGGGCCGCGGTTACTTCCAGTTGCGGCGGGCGGAAAAAATCAAAAATGCTCTTCCTGGGCAGGCGGTAGCTGCCGATAATCACCGCATCGGGTCCCATATCCTCCTTGATCAGGCGCATGGCTTCCTGCATTTCCCTGACGATGTATTTTTTAATTTTCATTCCACAATCACCGTCCCCACCACTTCCACTTCGATACCGGGTGCGATTTCATTCAGGGATAATACGGCCACTGCCGGCAGACTGCGTTCAATCAACCGCCGGAAGGGCAACCTTATCCGGGGCGAACAGAGCACCACCGGGGTCAGGCCCTTCAGGCTTATCTTTTCAGCCTGTTCCTGCAGCCTTTCCAGGATCTTTCTGGCCAGCCCGGGTTCCAGCACCGGGTAGGCCCCGATCTGGGTCTGCTGGATGGAATCCGTAATGGTTTGCTCCAGCCGGGGGTGCAGGGTGAGCACGGCCAGTTTGTTTTCGGGTGTCAGGTAGAGCCGGCTGATGGTGCGGGAAAGACGGCTGCGTACATGTTCGGTAAGAAAATCGCTGTCCCGGTTTAAGCGGGCTCCATCGGCCAGGGCCTCGCAAATGGTCACCAGGTCTCTAACGGGCACCCTTTCCCGCAGGAGATTTTGCAGCACCTTCTGCACTTCGCCCAGGGTCAGCAGATCGGGAACCAGTTCTTCCACCACCGCCGGATCCTTCTCTTTAATGGCCTCCAGCAGTTCCTTCACTTCCTGGCGGCCCAGCAGTTCGTGGGCGTGGGCCTTGATGAATTCCGTCAGGTGAGTAACCATAACAGTGGAAGGATCCACCACCGTAAGTCCGGCCAGCTCCAGCCTTTCCTTTTCACCGGCCGGCACCCACCAGGCCGGCAGGCCGAAGGTGGGTTCGGTGGTGGCTATGCCGGGGATACCGGTGGCCTGGCCCGTGGGGTCCATCGCCAGGTAGTAGCCGGGCATCAATTCTCCACTGGCGGTTTGTTCCCCGCGGATTTTAAAGACATAGGCGTTGGGTGCCAGCTGCAGGTTGTCCCGGATACGGATGGGCCGCACGTAAATACCCATTTCTGTAGCGCACTGCCGGCGCACTGCCGCCAGCCGGTGCAGCAGATCCCCGCCCTGGGACTCGTCGGTCAGGGGGATGAGGTTGTAGCCGATTTCAATTTGCAGGGGGTCCACCTGGAAGTACGTGGTCACATTTTCCGGTTCCCGGCGGGTTTCCTGCACCTGCTGCCTGGCCCTTGCCTCCTGCCGGCGGGCTTCCTCCCTTTGCTTTTCCTGCACCAAGGTTCTTCCGGCGATGAAACTGATTCCCGCCAGCAGGAGGAAAAGAACGTTGGGCATGGCCGGGATGCATCCCAGGACGAAGAGGATCCCCGCTACCAGGTAGAGGATCCGGGGAAAACCGGTAAACTGCCGGGAGATGTCCGTGCCGAAGCTGGCATCGGAGGTGGCCCTGGTGACCAGGATGCCGGCGGCGGTGGAGATGAGCACCGAAGGCACCTGGGTCACTAGCCCGTCCCCGATGGTAAGCACGGTGAAGGTGCGCAGGGCTTCTGATACGGGCATGCCCATCTGCAGGGTACCGATGGCGATGCCCCCCAGGATGTTGATCAGGGTGATGATGATGCCGGCGATGGCGTCTCCCCGCACAAATTTGCTGGCACCGTCCATGGCGCCGTAAAAATCGGCCTCCCGCTGCAGCCTCCTGCGCCTTTCCCGGGCCTCGGCCTCGGTGATCAGGCCGGAGTTGAAGTCGGCGTCAATGCTCATCTGCTTGCCGGGCATGGCATCCAGGGTGAACCGGGCGGCCACCTCGGCCACCCGGCCGGCACCGCTGGTAATGACCACAAACTGAATGACGGTAATGATAATGAAAACTATGAATCCCACCACGTAGTTGCCCCCGGCCACAAAGTGCCCGAAGGCGTCGATGACATTGCCCGCGTACCCCTGCCCCAGGATCAGCCGGGTGGAGGAGATGTTCAGGGCCAGACGGTACAGGGTGGTCACCAGCAACAGGGCCGGAAAGATGGAAAACTGCAGGGGCTCGGTGGTGAACATGGTAATCAGCAGGATCACCAGCCCCAGGGTGATGCTGATGGAAAGCAGTACGTCCAGAACCCTCGGGGGCATGGGGATGATGATCATCAGCACGATGCCCACGATCAGGCCGGCGATAAGCAGGTCGGTGTTGCGTTTCAGTTGTGATCTCAAGGTTGTGCCGGGTGCGGGCGGCATACACTTTCCTCCTGAATTTGTTTCACTGAATGTCTCAGTAACCGTTATGATGCCGCGTTGCCTACGCTCACTCCAAAGTGCTCCGCGCTGACAGCACCGCGGCTCGCTTCGGACCGGACTAGCGGCGCTGCAAAGGCGGCATGGCAGTTGCTCCTTACTGTCATCTTTCTACTGTTTCAGTAAGTCACCTTTTTCTAATGCTACATTTCGGTGCCGCTGGTTTCGCGCCGCAGTCCGGTTACCCTCGCTTCGCCGGGTGCTGTTACCAGCGCTCCGCAAGTCGTTCGCTCCGGACAGTGCCGCACCCTCGTCAGTACGGTTTTGCTAAACATTCACGTCCTCCTTAACTTACACCGGCCGTTTTTTCAGGCGGTAGACCAGGGCCAGGATCTGGGCTACGGCCTGGTAGAGTTCCACCGGGATTTCCTGCCCGATTTCCACCTGGTGATAAAGGGTCCGGGCCACTTCGGGATTATGTATGATTGGTACTTTATGCTCGGCGGCCAGCTCCCGGATGCGGCGGGCCAGGTCCCCGGCTCCTTTGGCCACCACCTGGGGTGCGGACATTTCCTTTTCGTCGTAGCGCAGGGCTACCGCCAGGTGGGTGGGGTTGGTGATTACCACCGTAGCCCGGGGCACTTCCTGACGGATGCGGTTGAGCAGAATCTGCCGCTGGCGGCGCCTTTGCCAGCCTTTGATGAGCGGATCTCCTTCGGTCTGTTTAAGTTCATCCTTTACCTCCTGTTTGGTCATGCGCATGCTGCGCATATATTCCCACCGCTGGTAGAAGAGGTCAATTACCGCCAGAAGCAGGAAGGTGCCGCCCGCGGCCGCGGCCGCCGCCAGCAGGACGCCGGTCACCGTGCCGAAGGCCGCCTGGGGGGCACGGTGAAAAACCAGCAGCAGCTCGGGCAGGTGCGCTTTGACCACCAGGTAACTGACCCCCGCCACCACCGTTACCTTAAGGATACTTTTACCCAGCTCCACCAGGGTGCGCAGGCTGAACATGCGGGAAAGGCCGCTTACCGGGTTCAGCCGCTCCAGGTTGGGTTTGATCACTTCCGGGGCAAAGATGAAGCCCGTTTGCACCAGGTGCACCGCTATGGCTGCACCGGTGAGCGCCAGAAAAAACGGCGTGCACATCCATATCGCCCCGCGGGCGACATCGTAAATCACCCGGGGCAGGTGTTCGGGTGCCAGATCAAAGGCCAGACAGTTGCTGAAATACCAGGTGAGCTCTTTCTGCCAGTTTTCCATGGCCGGACCCCTTAAAAGGTAGGCCAGGATGACGGCCGCCATGAGCACTACTGCCGCGGCAAAGTCCCGGCTCTTCGGCACCTGGCCCCTGCGCCTGGCTTCCTGCAATCGCCTTGGGGTTGGGGCTTCGGTTTTCTGCTGGGCGCCCCCGCCGTGGGCCAATCTCCATCCCCTCTTCCCAAATAAGTTAAAAAATCAGGTGCCTGGCACGCAATTTATTAACTTATTTCGTGTCACCCGGAAAGCCCGCGGATTACTGTATACAGGTCCTGCTCCATCATGCGGACCATGGCCCGGAAGACCACGCCGAAAAGCGGAACCATCACGCTTAAAGTGAGGATGCCCAGGGCGATCTTCAACGGAAAGCCCAGCATGAAAATGTTCATTTCCGGGGCGGTGCGGCCCAAAAGGCCCAGGCAGATATCGATGATCAGCACCACCGCCACCACGGGGGCGGCAATCTGGACGGCCAGGGCCGCCATGCGCGCAAAAATCTTGACCACGGCCAGGGTGGTGGTTCCGTCCAGGGCGGCACCGGTCAGGGGGACCAGTTCGTAACTTCTGGCCAGGCCGGCAATGAGCACGTGATGGCCGTCCAGGATGAGAAAGAGCACCATGCCCAGAAGGTACAGGAAACGGGAGCTGATGGTGGCCTGGTGGCCCATGGCCGGATCGAAGAGGTTGGCCATGAAAAAGCCCATCTGAATGTCCATGATCTGTCCCGCCACGGCCAGGCTCTGGAAGACCAGGCTGGTGACGAAGCCCAAAACCAGACCCACCCCGGCTTCTTCTGCTGCCGCAAGGGCAAACCCCAAAAGCCCCCCTGGAAAGTCCGGTTCCACTCCCGGCACCACGGGGAAAAGCACCACGGCCAGCACAAAGGCCATGAAGGCCTTCAACGGCCGGGGCACGTTGGGGAAGAAGAACAGGGGTCCCGCCGCTAAAAAAGCGCTGGCCCGGACGAAGATTAAGATGAAGGTTGCTGCCGCTTCATAGTTGAGCAATCCGGCTCTCCCCTTACCCCGTAAGATTGGGCAGGTGCTTGAAAAGCCGCGTGGTGTAACTGGTCATCAGCCGGACCATCCACGGGGCGGTGACGGCCAGCGTCAGGAAGACGGCAATGATCTTGGGCACGAAGGTCAGGGACTGCTCCTGCACCTGGGTGGTGGCCTGGAGGATGCTGATTACCAGCCCCACCAGCAGCGAAACCGCCAGGGTGGGCAGGGACAGGATCAGGATCATCATCAGCGCTTCCCGGGCAATCTGGGTGACAAGGGTGTCGGTCACAGCGTTTCCCCCTATGTTGGCGGTTAACAGCCGTTTTGTCTTTATGCTAATGTTCGGTCGGTAGCCGTCCCCCGTCGCTCCGTGCTCCTTAAGGGACGACAGCCGCCTGCACCGTCTTTGATTTTGCGACGGTACCTAATGGAAGCTTTCCACCAGGGACCGGACCACCAGGTACCAGCCGTCCACCATCACAAAAAGCAGCAGCTTGAAAGGCAGCGAGATCATTACCGGGGGCAGCATGAACATGCCCATGGACATCAGGGCGCTGGCCACCACCATATCGATGACCAGAAAGGGCACGTACAAGAGAAAACCCATTTGGAAGGCGGTTTTTAATTCGCTGATCACGAAAGCCGGGATGACC
Coding sequences within it:
- a CDS encoding MinD/ParA family protein, which translates into the protein MWGRASGVKGGRIFGRVPGGSPPAGASPDKDVVPSSESRTAAARVIAVTSGKGGVGKSNLTVNLGLALAALNQRVIILDADLGLANVEVLLGISPPCTLYDCLYRDRDIREVLVPAPGGVQFISGGSGFLELANLDRARWQRLLASLTLLDNLADFILIDTGAGLSKNVLGFLAAAGEVIVVITPEPTSLTDGYSLIKVLARFKVHREVLLAVNRAGSEQEALATVRRVETVAGRFLGLPVTYLGAIHEDRAVIRAVRNQRPFYLAEPRSQPARSVAAMARCLTGGASGEEPPRPGLRGFVQRLARLFDR
- a CDS encoding chemotaxis protein CheD, with the protein product MEPAKVASDPVEIQVGIADYKIGRDPARLITLGLGSCVGVSLYDPVLKLGGLLHLMLPDSTQFSNVTKPAKFADLGIPLLIDEMRKNGAHLNRLQAKLVGGAQMFSGLDNKMILNIGQRNVEKARALLKEAGIPILAEEVGGNRGRTMIFDTSNGQVSIRMLGSKLKVI
- the fliQ gene encoding flagellar biosynthesis protein FliQ gives rise to the protein MTDTLVTQIAREALMMILILSLPTLAVSLLVGLVISILQATTQVQEQSLTFVPKIIAVFLTLAVTAPWMVRLMTSYTTRLFKHLPNLTG
- a CDS encoding flagellar brake protein, which translates into the protein MLDQLRINQKIQVAREGERDWYASTIQDIKGGELHIALPRLRGDVLVLTPGDNVKVRFFDENASFIFPARCLGRTIEAIPLYRLAPTGDCQRVQQRQHVRLKTLLEVHYAHPPEKNRRPRYKKAFTVDISGGGMLLAMDEPVLPGRELLVEFNLPLRTGARKMELRGRVVRLQEREKSKYHVALEFVDITTAQQDLIMRYIFQCMAEQARLTRM
- the flhA gene encoding flagellar biosynthesis protein FlhA, producing MPPAPGTTLRSQLKRNTDLLIAGLIVGIVLMIIIPMPPRVLDVLLSISITLGLVILLITMFTTEPLQFSIFPALLLVTTLYRLALNISSTRLILGQGYAGNVIDAFGHFVAGGNYVVGFIVFIIITVIQFVVITSGAGRVAEVAARFTLDAMPGKQMSIDADFNSGLITEAEARERRRRLQREADFYGAMDGASKFVRGDAIAGIIITLINILGGIAIGTLQMGMPVSEALRTFTVLTIGDGLVTQVPSVLISTAAGILVTRATSDASFGTDISRQFTGFPRILYLVAGILFVLGCIPAMPNVLFLLLAGISFIAGRTLVQEKQREEARRQEARARQQVQETRREPENVTTYFQVDPLQIEIGYNLIPLTDESQGGDLLHRLAAVRRQCATEMGIYVRPIRIRDNLQLAPNAYVFKIRGEQTASGELMPGYYLAMDPTGQATGIPGIATTEPTFGLPAWWVPAGEKERLELAGLTVVDPSTVMVTHLTEFIKAHAHELLGRQEVKELLEAIKEKDPAVVEELVPDLLTLGEVQKVLQNLLRERVPVRDLVTICEALADGARLNRDSDFLTEHVRSRLSRTISRLYLTPENKLAVLTLHPRLEQTITDSIQQTQIGAYPVLEPGLARKILERLQEQAEKISLKGLTPVVLCSPRIRLPFRRLIERSLPAVAVLSLNEIAPGIEVEVVGTVIVE
- a CDS encoding FliA/WhiG family RNA polymerase sigma factor, producing the protein MDNKEKLWQEYKRTKSPEIRHQLILSYLWLVKYLAGRLAVKLPACLSQEDLESCGIFGLIEAIDKFDPDMGCNFEAYASTRVRGAMLDEVRRANWMPRTLWYKLQRLRAAREKLENIHQEKVSMEAVAQEMGISQAEVHYLDSQLYRLFTLSLDEMVAAGNGEPVRLGDLLPDETSPDPLDRITEEENKELLARAVASLPEKDQLVLALYYQEGLTLKEIGAVLEVSESRVCQLHSRAINRLRKKLAELS
- a CDS encoding flagellar hook-basal body protein, with protein sequence MIRGIYTAASGLGVQQARLDVLANNLANASTSGFKADGVIQKPFPELLLVEQQDRGPATIGPRWRYVGVTNQGVAVTRVVTNFSPGSLKPTGKNTHLALATANTFLVIQTPQGERYTRDGDLAIDGEGYLVDSRGNRVLGETGPVQVENDDFRITAGGEIIRPGQGTIDRLRIVQFADLNLLAKTGDNYYTAPAGSAQPAVNPEVRQGYLEGANVDPAASMVQLVSAIRSYEANQRILQAQDQLLDLAVNRVGALR
- the fliR gene encoding flagellar biosynthetic protein FliR, with translation MLNYEAAATFILIFVRASAFLAAGPLFFFPNVPRPLKAFMAFVLAVVLFPVVPGVEPDFPGGLLGFALAAAEEAGVGLVLGFVTSLVFQSLAVAGQIMDIQMGFFMANLFDPAMGHQATISSRFLYLLGMVLFLILDGHHVLIAGLARSYELVPLTGAALDGTTTLAVVKIFARMAALAVQIAAPVVAVVLIIDICLGLLGRTAPEMNIFMLGFPLKIALGILTLSVMVPLFGVVFRAMVRMMEQDLYTVIRGLSG
- the flhB gene encoding flagellar biosynthesis protein FlhB gives rise to the protein MAHGGGAQQKTEAPTPRRLQEARRRGQVPKSRDFAAAVVLMAAVILAYLLRGPAMENWQKELTWYFSNCLAFDLAPEHLPRVIYDVARGAIWMCTPFFLALTGAAIAVHLVQTGFIFAPEVIKPNLERLNPVSGLSRMFSLRTLVELGKSILKVTVVAGVSYLVVKAHLPELLLVFHRAPQAAFGTVTGVLLAAAAAAGGTFLLLAVIDLFYQRWEYMRSMRMTKQEVKDELKQTEGDPLIKGWQRRRQRQILLNRIRQEVPRATVVITNPTHLAVALRYDEKEMSAPQVVAKGAGDLARRIRELAAEHKVPIIHNPEVARTLYHQVEIGQEIPVELYQAVAQILALVYRLKKRPV
- the flhF gene encoding flagellar biosynthesis protein FlhF, with translation MKIKKYIVREMQEAMRLIKEDMGPDAVIIGSYRLPRKSIFDFFRPPQLEVTAALDELPAAPVPAELPPGRTPGAEPPATREVVTPGTFPPPSAAPPAVRRTRREGVMLPEESTFNRGGPGQILPPGVKAAANPGPEKEEINPSSFNTILKQQEEAMMDGDVLERWRRRLLDMEVMEGVVENLLRGLEVNDTTGDGEDFLLLQLKGRLASLVEDVYSERDHSGRIHAFIGPTGVGKTTTLAKLATRQALFDQKKIALIAVYSHRFGVVEELKFYGQTIGVPVEVVMTPAELASAVEAHQDKEAVFVDTEGISCRNASELLKLKGFMDALPPSRRIFLVLSATTRNRDLLHMAREFARVGYSEFIFTKLDETLTRGGALNLIHQMRRPLAYVTNGQNVPDDIAGMTPRRLAALLLEGGENNVGAGLRG
- the flgG gene encoding flagellar basal-body rod protein FlgG translates to MLRALSTGAAGLTAQQIRLDTCANNLANINTQAYKKQGVSFADLLYQEMGREGIPAERQTAPGANTPGPTPPEGGGVRAAAISRDFRPGSLIRTGRPLDVAIQGKGFFRVQLPGGEYAYTRNGRFTVSSDGRLITEQGYPLEPEIILPPEYQSVTLHSDGRVTIINNDRQEEAGRLTLYSFPNPAGLAARGDSLYLATAASGEPDEDYPGSSVTGTLIQGCLEASNVALTIELTSLIEAQRVYQLNLRVVSSADEIWSMANNLRK